From Manduca sexta isolate Smith_Timp_Sample1 chromosome 21, JHU_Msex_v1.0, whole genome shotgun sequence, the proteins below share one genomic window:
- the LOC119190020 gene encoding modifier of mdg4-like, with the protein MASDEQFSLCWNNFHANMSAGFHGLLSRGDLVDVTLAAEGRLLQAHKLVLSVCSPYFQEMFKMNPTQHPIVFLKDVSHSALRDLLQFMYQGEVNVKQEELASFISTAEQLQVKGLTGNQNEESSTPSKPKPTSRPGPRSSQQRQSVMTKLETDLDSKPSSTPVAVKRPNRPSIASNNSSSSQSGPAKRKCVDPLEAGPSGSAKEEFVTIPDEDENNAVAPKMEPEFVNESMWDDDDDGTNNDETNFGEDDSNMEMTGFDGSATGDGNLTGGGEGGAVGDAQGRFAIPCNE; encoded by the exons ATGGCGTCGGACGAACAATTTTCACTATGTTGGAACAATTTCCATGCAAATATGTCAGCAGGCTTTCATGGCCTGCTGTCGCGTGGAGATCTAGTAGATGTAACATTGGCTGCCGAAGGCAGATTATTACAGGCACACAAATTAGTTTTATCAGTATGTTCTCCCTATTTCCAAGAAATGTTCAAAATGAATCCAACTCAACATCCGATAG tatttttaaaagatgttAGTCATTCAGCGTTAAGAGACTTATTACAGTTTATGTACCAAGGTGAAGTTAATGTTAAGCAAGAAGAGTTAGCATCGTTTATTAGTACCGCGGAACAACTTCAAGTGAAAGGTTTAACCGGTAATCAAAATGAAGAAAGTTCCACGCCATCCAAACCAAAGCCGACGTCGAGGCCAGGCCCGAGGTCGTCACAACAAAGGCAATCTGTTATGACTAAGTTAGAGACTGATTTAGATTCTAAGCCCTCCTCAACTCCAGTAGCCGTTAAGAGACCAAATAGGCCATCAATAGCATCGAATAATTCGTCATCTTCACAAAGTGGACCTGCGAAACGAAAATGCGTAGACCCCTTGGAAGCGGGACCTTCTGGGTCCGCAAAAGAGGAATTCGTTACGATACCCGACGAAGATGAAAACAATGCTGTGGCACCCAAAATGGAACCCGAATTTGTTAACGAAAGTATGTgggatgacgatgatgatggcACGAACAATGATGAAACGAATTTCGGTGAAGACGACTCTAACATGGAAATGACTG gttTTGATGGCTCTGCGACTGGCGATGGTAATTTAACTGGAGGCGGCGAAGGTGGAGCAGTAGGCGACGCACAAGGTAGGTTCGCAATTCCTTGTAACGAGTAG